One genomic region from Jiangella sp. DSM 45060 encodes:
- a CDS encoding demethylmenaquinone methyltransferase, with protein MTRASLDKQPHEVAAMFDDVAEKYDRTNDVLSLGQDRAWRRAVVAALGVGPGERVLDLAAGTGTSSEPFRARGAFVVPCDFSLGMLRTGRQHFADLPFVAGDATRLPFADGVFDAVTISFGLRNVHDPIAGLRELLRVTRPGGRVVVCEFSHPTFTPFRKVYVEYLMRALPPVARRVSSSPDAYVYLAESIRAWPDQPGLAAWLREAGWADVRWRNLSGGIVALHHAVKP; from the coding sequence GTGACCCGCGCCTCCCTGGACAAGCAGCCGCACGAGGTGGCGGCGATGTTCGACGACGTCGCCGAGAAGTACGACCGCACCAACGACGTGCTCTCCCTCGGCCAGGACCGCGCGTGGCGGCGGGCCGTCGTGGCGGCGCTCGGCGTCGGGCCGGGGGAGCGGGTGCTCGATCTCGCCGCCGGCACCGGCACCTCCAGCGAGCCGTTCCGGGCCCGCGGCGCGTTCGTCGTGCCGTGTGACTTCTCCCTCGGCATGCTCCGGACCGGCCGGCAGCACTTCGCCGACCTCCCGTTCGTGGCCGGCGACGCCACTCGGCTGCCGTTCGCCGACGGTGTCTTCGACGCGGTCACCATCTCCTTCGGCCTGCGCAACGTGCACGATCCCATCGCCGGGCTGCGCGAGCTGCTGCGCGTCACCCGTCCCGGCGGCCGGGTCGTGGTGTGCGAGTTCAGCCACCCGACGTTCACGCCGTTCCGCAAGGTGTACGTCGAGTACCTGATGCGCGCGCTGCCGCCGGTGGCCCGCCGGGTGTCCAGCAGCCCCGACGCGTACGTGTACCTGGCCGAGTCCATCCGCGCCTGGCCCGACCAGCCCGGGCTGGCCGCGTGGCTGCGTGAGGCGGGCTGGGCCGACGTCCGCTGGCGCAACCTCAGCGGCGGCATCGTCGCGCTGCACCACGCCGTGAAGCCCTGA
- the menD gene encoding 2-succinyl-5-enolpyruvyl-6-hydroxy-3-cyclohexene-1-carboxylic-acid synthase codes for MNPSTWAARTLVTELVRAGVRHVVLAPGSRSAPLAHALATASARGDLRLHVRVDERVAAFTALGLARVAGPVAVVTTSGTAAANLHPAVLEASHAGVPLLLLTADRPHELRGTGANQTTDQVRLFGSAVRFFADVPAPYGRPGEDGDLRALLARAFAAAAGTRAGDPGPVHLDLAYREPLVPDDDAEWPVSSDGAVDVAPGPGPAEPTLLDDGPRTVVVAGDGAGSAARAYAEAAGAPLLAEPSSGARSGPNAVGPYRLLLDRPELGGPVERVVVFGHATLSRPVSALLAGERAEVVVVAGSAPDWFDAGRRAARVLPAVAAAPGAGDGDWLASWQRAAKAAQDAVDTVLAAGPLTGPAVAASVWAARRPGEALVAGSSNPIRDLDLAAAPLLADDAGPVLANRGLAGIDGTLSTATGVALGTGAPARALVGDLTFLHDAGGLLVGPLEDHPDLQIVVVNDDGGGIFALLEHGDPAHADRFERVFGTPHGADLAALCAGYGVAHRRVTDAAALRSALAEPVAGRSVLEVPVARAALRDLHSRIRAAVDAALA; via the coding sequence GTGAACCCCTCGACGTGGGCGGCCCGCACGCTGGTCACCGAGCTGGTCCGGGCCGGCGTGCGGCACGTCGTGCTGGCGCCCGGCTCGCGGTCGGCGCCGCTGGCGCACGCGCTGGCGACGGCGTCCGCGCGCGGCGACCTGCGGCTGCACGTCCGGGTCGACGAGCGGGTCGCGGCGTTCACGGCGCTCGGGCTGGCTCGCGTGGCCGGGCCGGTCGCCGTCGTGACGACGTCGGGGACGGCGGCGGCGAACCTGCACCCGGCCGTGCTGGAGGCCTCGCACGCCGGGGTGCCGCTGCTGCTGCTGACCGCGGACCGGCCGCACGAGCTGCGGGGGACCGGCGCGAACCAGACCACCGACCAGGTGCGGCTGTTCGGGTCGGCCGTCCGGTTCTTCGCCGACGTGCCCGCGCCGTACGGACGGCCGGGCGAGGACGGCGACCTGCGGGCACTGCTGGCCCGCGCCTTCGCGGCGGCCGCGGGGACCCGCGCGGGCGACCCCGGCCCCGTCCACCTCGACCTCGCCTACCGCGAGCCGCTGGTGCCCGACGACGACGCCGAGTGGCCGGTGTCGTCCGACGGCGCGGTCGACGTCGCGCCCGGCCCCGGACCCGCCGAACCGACGCTGCTGGACGACGGCCCGCGCACGGTCGTCGTGGCGGGCGACGGCGCCGGGTCCGCCGCGAGGGCGTACGCCGAGGCGGCCGGTGCGCCGCTGCTGGCCGAGCCGTCGTCGGGCGCGCGGTCCGGCCCCAACGCCGTCGGGCCCTACCGCCTGCTGCTCGACCGGCCCGAGCTCGGCGGCCCGGTCGAGCGCGTGGTCGTGTTCGGGCACGCGACGCTGTCACGGCCGGTCAGCGCGCTGCTGGCGGGCGAGCGCGCCGAGGTGGTCGTCGTCGCCGGGTCCGCACCCGACTGGTTCGACGCCGGACGGCGGGCGGCCCGGGTGCTGCCGGCCGTCGCCGCCGCGCCGGGTGCCGGCGACGGCGACTGGCTGGCGTCCTGGCAGCGCGCCGCGAAGGCCGCCCAGGACGCCGTCGACACCGTGCTCGCGGCCGGGCCGCTCACCGGGCCGGCGGTGGCCGCGTCGGTGTGGGCGGCGCGCCGGCCGGGCGAGGCGCTGGTGGCCGGCTCGTCCAACCCGATCCGCGACCTCGACCTCGCCGCGGCGCCCCTGCTCGCCGACGACGCCGGCCCGGTGCTGGCCAACCGCGGCCTGGCCGGCATCGACGGCACCCTCTCGACCGCGACCGGGGTCGCGCTGGGGACGGGCGCGCCCGCCCGCGCCCTCGTCGGCGACCTCACCTTCCTGCACGACGCCGGCGGTCTGCTCGTCGGCCCGTTGGAGGACCACCCCGACCTGCAGATCGTCGTCGTCAACGACGACGGCGGCGGCATCTTCGCGCTGCTCGAACACGGCGACCCGGCGCACGCCGACCGCTTCGAGCGGGTCTTCGGCACCCCGCACGGCGCGGACCTCGCGGCGCTGTGCGCGGGCTACGGGGTGGCGCACCGCCGGGTGACGGACGCGGCGGCGCTGCGCTCGGCGCTGGCCGAGCCGGTGGCGGGACGCAGCGTGCTGGAGGTGCCGGTCGCCCGCGCCGCCCTTCGCGACCTGCACAGCCGCATCCGCGCCGCCGTCGACGCCGCCCTCGCCTGA
- a CDS encoding DUF1707 domain-containing protein has product MARGQNRRPEDDDRRRYTAVLDAARADGRIDDAELSRRSFTVRYAQTMGELDAVVGDLPGPDRTAGGRSLVTVAVAGFALLAAVGLGIVAASSGGDDEPAADPPAAVEAEPPPVEQAEAPPVDMFSAAELTSLWEALAAQQVSGVQSIYLHSDWADLEVRTAPGAPTYDDLEYDGALSEPTPGGEVNEENPDDVFFALEDVNPAVVAACAAQAAEIAQRPDRAVELVVIRRDVFYGDTVTINVHLESDAYGGSAVLTWDASGQHLLDDGTDP; this is encoded by the coding sequence ATGGCTCGGGGGCAGAACAGGCGGCCGGAGGACGACGACCGCCGGCGCTACACCGCGGTGCTCGACGCCGCCCGTGCCGACGGCCGCATCGACGACGCCGAGCTGTCCCGGCGCTCCTTCACCGTCCGCTACGCGCAGACGATGGGCGAGCTCGATGCCGTCGTCGGCGACCTGCCCGGCCCGGACCGGACGGCGGGTGGCCGGTCGCTGGTGACGGTCGCCGTGGCGGGTTTCGCGCTGCTGGCGGCCGTGGGTCTCGGCATCGTGGCGGCGAGCTCCGGCGGCGACGACGAGCCGGCCGCCGATCCGCCGGCGGCGGTCGAGGCCGAGCCGCCGCCGGTCGAGCAGGCCGAGGCCCCGCCGGTGGACATGTTCTCCGCGGCCGAGCTGACCTCCCTGTGGGAGGCGCTGGCCGCGCAGCAGGTCTCCGGGGTCCAGAGCATCTACCTGCACAGCGACTGGGCCGACCTCGAGGTGCGCACGGCGCCGGGCGCCCCCACCTACGACGACCTCGAGTACGACGGAGCGCTGAGCGAGCCCACGCCGGGCGGGGAGGTCAACGAGGAGAACCCGGACGACGTCTTCTTCGCCCTCGAGGACGTCAACCCGGCCGTCGTCGCCGCGTGCGCCGCCCAGGCCGCCGAGATCGCCCAGCGGCCGGACCGCGCGGTCGAGCTGGTCGTCATCAGGCGCGACGTGTTCTACGGCGACACCGTGACGATCAACGTGCACCTCGAGTCCGACGCGTACGGCGGCAGCGCGGTGCTGACCTGGGACGCGTCCGGCCAGCACCTGCTCGACGACGGGACGGACCCGTGA
- a CDS encoding ABATE domain-containing protein, with the protein MSGASTPAPGRLETVRRFVNTLDVEAGSDALTSPGALVAWLGAADLLSGDTGTAPGRDELARAVAVREALRQTLAANHGGDPIPAAALAVLNDAAGRARLTATLTARDGWRPRPAAGGVDGALGGLLALVGDAMADGTWARLKVCVNDTCQWAFYDESRARSGKWCSMQVCGNRAKQRAWRGRRAESTP; encoded by the coding sequence ATGTCCGGAGCCAGCACGCCGGCGCCCGGCCGGCTCGAGACCGTCCGGCGCTTCGTCAACACACTCGACGTCGAGGCGGGGTCCGACGCGCTGACGTCGCCGGGCGCTCTCGTCGCGTGGCTGGGCGCCGCGGACCTGCTGTCCGGCGACACCGGCACCGCGCCTGGCCGCGACGAGCTCGCCCGCGCGGTCGCCGTCCGCGAGGCGCTGCGGCAGACCCTCGCCGCCAACCACGGCGGCGACCCCATCCCGGCCGCCGCGCTCGCCGTGCTCAACGACGCCGCCGGACGCGCCCGGCTGACCGCGACCCTCACCGCCCGCGACGGCTGGCGTCCGCGCCCGGCCGCCGGCGGGGTCGACGGCGCGCTCGGCGGGCTGCTCGCGCTGGTCGGCGACGCGATGGCGGACGGCACGTGGGCGCGGCTCAAGGTGTGCGTCAACGACACCTGCCAGTGGGCGTTCTACGACGAGTCGCGGGCGCGGTCGGGCAAGTGGTGCTCGATGCAGGTCTGCGGCAACCGGGCCAAGCAGCGGGCGTGGCGCGGCCGCAGGGCAGAATCGACACCGTGA
- a CDS encoding NADH-quinone oxidoreductase subunit C gives MTSGTQHPDDVAEAAETRAESSPTEDQKAAEAPSDEAEPEDEALPAEPEGPALPPEHPSRRGMFGAYGGSGDTSGYGRLVVRDTNPVRGGSTPRPWPEELEALGDDVTAALAEAGSTDADVFEKVLVDRGQVTFFVKREKLADVARTFRDDPLLRFEMCMGVNGVHYPEETGRELHVHIQLLSITHNRRVNLEVTCPETDPHVPSIVHTYPSANWHERETYDFFGIHFDGHPALTRIQMPDDWPGHPQRKDYPLGGIPVEYKGATIAPPDERRAYN, from the coding sequence ATGACCAGCGGAACGCAGCACCCCGACGACGTCGCGGAGGCCGCGGAGACCCGCGCCGAGTCCAGCCCGACCGAGGACCAGAAGGCGGCCGAGGCGCCGTCCGACGAGGCGGAGCCCGAAGACGAGGCCCTCCCGGCCGAGCCCGAGGGCCCGGCCCTCCCGCCGGAGCACCCGTCCCGGCGCGGCATGTTCGGCGCCTACGGCGGCAGCGGCGACACCTCCGGCTACGGCCGGCTGGTGGTCCGCGACACCAACCCGGTGCGCGGCGGCTCGACCCCGCGGCCGTGGCCGGAGGAGCTGGAGGCGCTCGGCGACGACGTCACCGCCGCTCTGGCCGAGGCCGGCAGCACCGACGCCGACGTGTTCGAGAAGGTGCTAGTCGACCGCGGCCAGGTCACGTTCTTCGTCAAGCGCGAGAAGCTGGCCGACGTCGCCCGGACGTTCCGCGACGACCCCTTGCTCCGGTTCGAGATGTGCATGGGCGTCAACGGCGTGCACTACCCGGAGGAGACCGGCCGCGAGCTGCACGTCCACATCCAGCTGCTCTCGATCACGCACAACCGCCGGGTCAACCTCGAGGTCACCTGCCCCGAGACCGACCCGCACGTCCCGTCGATCGTCCACACGTACCCGTCGGCCAACTGGCACGAGCGCGAGACGTACGACTTCTTCGGGATCCACTTCGACGGCCACCCGGCGCTGACCCGCATCCAGATGCCGGACGACTGGCCGGGGCACCCGCAGCGCAAGGACTACCCGCTCGGAGGCATCCCCGTGGAGTACAAGGGCGCGACCATCGCGCCGCCGGACGAGCGGAGGGCGTACAACTGA
- a CDS encoding NADH-quinone oxidoreductase subunit A, which yields MNAYAPILGLILLAAVFAVGSVAFSVVAGPKRFNRARLESYECGIEPTPQPVGGGRFPVKYYLTAMTFIIFDIEIIFLYPWAVRFDHLGLFGFVAMVTFIFLITVPFIYEWRRGGLDWD from the coding sequence GTGAACGCCTACGCACCGATTCTCGGCCTCATCCTGCTCGCCGCTGTCTTCGCGGTGGGCTCGGTGGCCTTCTCCGTGGTGGCCGGCCCGAAGCGGTTCAACCGGGCGCGCCTGGAATCCTACGAGTGCGGCATCGAGCCGACCCCGCAACCGGTAGGCGGCGGCCGGTTCCCGGTCAAGTACTACCTGACCGCGATGACGTTCATCATCTTCGACATCGAGATCATCTTCCTGTACCCGTGGGCGGTCCGGTTCGACCACCTCGGGCTCTTCGGCTTCGTCGCGATGGTGACGTTCATCTTCCTGATCACCGTGCCGTTCATCTACGAGTGGCGGCGCGGCGGGCTCGACTGGGACTGA
- a CDS encoding geranylgeranyl reductase family protein translates to MSQRTGRTRPSAPTRTAGEADVIVVGAGPAGSTTAYHLARSGLDVLLLEKASFPRDKVCGDGLTPRAVRQLVRMGVDTSAPGWIRNRGLRIIGGGMRLHLPWPELASYPDYGLVRTRTDFDELLAKHAAAAGARLHERTNVIAPVLDERTGRIVGVTAKPLDERGRAAGAAVTYRAPLVVAADGTSSRLSTAMGIHKRDDRPMAVAVRTYYKTPRHDDDWMESWLELWADNPAGGRDLLPGYGWIFGTGNGTSNVGLGITNTSKAFGRVDYKDMLRRWAAQTPPEWGFTEENQVGDIRSAALPMGFNRQPHYSRGLLLVGDAGGMVNPFNGEGIDYAMEAAGLAATVVADALSRDAAGRERVLQGYPAALKHEHGGYFTLGRIFVRLIGDPRIMRIARNHGLPRPWLMKFTLKLLANLTDHRDGDVYDRVINAMTRLAPAA, encoded by the coding sequence ATGAGCCAGCGCACTGGTCGCACGCGACCGAGCGCCCCGACCCGCACCGCCGGCGAGGCCGACGTCATCGTCGTCGGCGCCGGGCCGGCCGGGTCGACCACGGCCTACCACCTGGCCCGGTCCGGGCTGGACGTCCTGCTCCTCGAGAAGGCGTCGTTCCCGCGCGACAAGGTCTGCGGCGACGGCCTGACGCCGCGCGCCGTCCGGCAGCTGGTCCGCATGGGCGTCGACACCAGCGCGCCGGGCTGGATCCGCAACCGCGGCCTGCGCATCATCGGCGGCGGCATGCGGCTGCACCTGCCGTGGCCCGAGCTGGCCAGCTACCCCGACTACGGCCTGGTCCGCACCCGCACCGACTTCGACGAGCTGCTCGCCAAGCACGCCGCGGCGGCCGGAGCACGTCTGCACGAGCGCACCAATGTCATCGCGCCGGTGCTGGACGAGCGCACCGGGCGCATCGTGGGCGTCACCGCGAAGCCGCTGGACGAGCGCGGCCGGGCCGCCGGCGCCGCCGTCACGTACCGCGCGCCGCTGGTGGTCGCCGCCGACGGCACGTCGTCGCGGCTGTCCACCGCCATGGGCATCCACAAACGCGACGACCGCCCGATGGCCGTCGCCGTCCGCACGTACTACAAGACGCCGCGCCACGACGACGACTGGATGGAGTCGTGGCTGGAGCTGTGGGCCGACAACCCGGCCGGCGGGCGCGACCTGCTGCCCGGGTACGGCTGGATCTTCGGCACCGGCAACGGCACCAGCAACGTCGGCCTCGGCATCACGAACACCTCGAAGGCGTTCGGGCGGGTCGACTACAAGGACATGCTGCGCCGCTGGGCCGCGCAGACGCCGCCGGAATGGGGCTTCACCGAGGAGAACCAGGTCGGTGACATCCGCAGCGCGGCGTTGCCGATGGGCTTCAACCGCCAGCCCCACTACAGTCGTGGGCTGCTCCTGGTCGGTGACGCCGGCGGCATGGTCAATCCCTTCAACGGCGAAGGCATCGACTACGCGATGGAGGCGGCCGGTCTCGCGGCCACCGTCGTCGCCGACGCGCTCTCCCGGGATGCCGCCGGGCGGGAGCGGGTGCTGCAGGGCTATCCTGCGGCGCTGAAGCACGAACACGGTGGCTACTTCACGCTCGGCCGCATCTTCGTCCGATTGATCGGTGACCCACGGATCATGAGAATCGCCCGGAACCACGGCCTGCCGCGACCCTGGCTGATGAAGTTCACGCTGAAGCTGCTCGCCAACCTGACCGACCACCGCGACGGTGACGTGTACGACCGCGTCATCAATGCGATGACCCGACTCGCCCCGGCGGCGTGA
- a CDS encoding DUF1707 domain-containing protein codes for MSRPDRRWRPADADRERYAAAISQAFAEGRIDAADMESRTALVYEATSIADLDALVEDMPAPAPAAPPNRPAPVRTRKVAGAAAAALIGAMAVVLILGAVLLSAVRDDAPSAPDPAPAAPPAVAEEPPPDEVADPPPVADEDLPPIASVKLPMLELEGLQQLWAAAADMEPSDISLFSDRATLEVRSNSAQRALDRVDYTGGLVLPREPYRELGDHEPDGEVFFAWTDVTPEAVVAAIAGMPAALGVDTVTVSHISIGHYQDGEVTISVYPEGDIGSTYVRWDATGQQVIRVY; via the coding sequence GTGAGCCGACCGGACCGCCGGTGGCGGCCGGCCGACGCCGACCGCGAGCGGTACGCCGCCGCCATCTCGCAGGCGTTCGCCGAGGGCCGCATCGACGCCGCCGACATGGAGAGCAGGACGGCACTGGTCTACGAGGCGACGTCGATCGCCGACCTCGACGCGCTGGTCGAGGACATGCCGGCGCCCGCTCCGGCCGCGCCGCCGAACAGGCCCGCCCCGGTGCGGACGAGGAAGGTCGCCGGAGCCGCCGCGGCGGCGCTGATCGGCGCGATGGCGGTGGTGCTGATCCTCGGCGCCGTGCTGCTGAGCGCCGTCCGCGACGACGCCCCGAGCGCCCCGGACCCGGCGCCGGCCGCCCCGCCGGCGGTCGCGGAGGAGCCGCCGCCGGACGAGGTCGCCGACCCGCCACCCGTCGCCGACGAGGACCTGCCGCCCATCGCCTCGGTGAAGCTGCCCATGCTGGAGTTGGAAGGGCTGCAGCAGCTGTGGGCGGCCGCCGCCGACATGGAGCCGAGCGACATCAGCCTGTTCTCCGACCGGGCCACGCTGGAGGTGCGGTCCAACTCGGCGCAGCGCGCCCTCGACCGCGTCGACTACACCGGGGGGTTGGTGCTGCCGCGCGAGCCCTACCGGGAGCTGGGCGACCACGAACCGGACGGCGAGGTGTTCTTCGCCTGGACGGACGTCACGCCGGAGGCGGTGGTGGCGGCGATCGCCGGAATGCCCGCCGCGCTGGGCGTCGACACTGTCACCGTCAGCCACATCAGCATCGGGCACTACCAGGACGGGGAGGTGACCATCAGCGTCTATCCGGAGGGTGACATCGGCTCCACATACGTCCGGTGGGATGCCACCGGCCAGCAGGTCATCCGCGTCTACTGA
- a CDS encoding isochorismate synthase MenF has translation MVVTTLPASAPMVVRTTEVPDPGPLLELLPEDSPMAWVRQGEGVVGWGQAARFDTIGANRFVAADRWWRRMVGTAVVRDEVRLPGTGPVAFGSFAFDDVPGSSSLVLPDTVVGHRSGRWWVTTIDVTGNLPGGAALPAVPPARRPVDVTYADGSRSGTEWEGIVAEAVRRIVAGDLEKVVLARDLVAESPAPIDIRWPLQRLSDGYPHCWTFSVDGMIGATPELLVRRERGLVTSRVLAGTIRRTGDDEHDLALAASLARSSKDLEEHEYAVRSVADALAPFCSSMNVPESPFVLHLPNVMHLATDLAGVSDSDASSLALAAALHPSAAVGGTPTAVALELIREIEGLDRARYAGPVGWMDARGDGEWGIALRSAEVSGARLRLFAGCGIVAGSDPAAELAESVAKLVPMRDALSS, from the coding sequence ATGGTCGTGACGACGCTGCCCGCTTCCGCGCCGATGGTCGTGCGCACCACCGAGGTCCCGGACCCGGGCCCGCTGCTGGAGCTGCTGCCCGAGGACTCGCCGATGGCCTGGGTCCGGCAGGGCGAGGGCGTCGTCGGCTGGGGCCAGGCGGCCCGGTTCGACACCATCGGCGCCAACCGGTTCGTCGCGGCCGACCGCTGGTGGCGGCGCATGGTCGGCACCGCCGTCGTCCGCGACGAGGTGCGGCTGCCCGGCACCGGCCCGGTCGCGTTCGGCTCGTTCGCCTTCGACGACGTCCCCGGCTCGTCCTCGCTGGTCCTCCCGGACACCGTCGTCGGGCACCGGTCCGGGCGCTGGTGGGTCACGACCATCGACGTCACCGGCAACCTGCCCGGCGGCGCGGCGCTGCCGGCGGTCCCGCCCGCGCGGCGGCCGGTCGACGTCACGTACGCCGACGGCTCGCGGTCGGGCACCGAGTGGGAGGGCATCGTCGCCGAGGCCGTGCGCCGCATCGTCGCCGGTGACCTCGAGAAGGTCGTGCTCGCCCGTGACCTCGTCGCCGAGAGCCCGGCGCCCATCGACATCCGCTGGCCGTTGCAACGGCTCTCGGACGGCTACCCGCACTGCTGGACCTTCAGCGTCGACGGCATGATCGGCGCCACGCCCGAGCTGCTCGTGCGACGCGAGCGCGGCCTCGTCACGTCCCGCGTCCTCGCCGGCACCATTCGCCGCACCGGCGACGACGAGCACGACCTCGCGCTGGCGGCGTCGCTGGCGCGCTCCAGCAAGGACCTCGAGGAGCACGAGTACGCCGTGCGCTCCGTCGCCGACGCGCTGGCGCCGTTCTGCTCCAGCATGAACGTGCCCGAATCGCCGTTCGTGCTGCACCTGCCCAACGTCATGCACCTGGCGACGGACCTCGCCGGCGTCTCCGACTCCGACGCCTCGTCGCTCGCCCTGGCCGCCGCGCTGCACCCGTCGGCGGCGGTCGGCGGCACCCCCACGGCGGTCGCGCTGGAGCTCATCCGCGAGATCGAAGGGCTGGACCGCGCCCGCTACGCCGGCCCCGTCGGCTGGATGGACGCCCGCGGCGATGGCGAGTGGGGCATCGCGCTGCGCTCCGCCGAGGTCTCCGGCGCCCGGCTGCGCCTCTTCGCCGGCTGCGGCATCGTCGCCGGCTCCGACCCGGCCGCGGAGCTGGCCGAGAGCGTCGCCAAGCTCGTCCCGATGCGCGACGCCCTCTCCTCCTGA
- a CDS encoding MFS transporter: MTAVTESRRAWDSRDFRRLWTGSAVSTFGSEVAELAVPLLAIGVLAATPGELGALRTAQFLPFLLATLPLGLLVDRRRRLPLMVGADVGRFALILVIPLAVWAGVAGIELLYGVMFLAGVLTVLYQVADFAFVPEVVTPHQLVDANGKLAAAQSANEIGARGFGGLLVQAASAPVAMLVNAVAYLVSALSLRGIAVVETARPAASARPTWAEVTAGLREALRNRFVRALLGEATTFNLFNEVFILGLMLFTVREAGLSPVQLGIVFTAGGVGSFLGAWFGARVTGRFGYGRVLLITLVLGNTAPVLVALAGTDAVATMSLFCAVFVVMGVGIGIANVHAVTLRQAALPERLRGRVNAAYRLISWGAIPVGASLGGLLAGLTDGRTAMVTGACGMVLATLWVAFSPVRRLASIDEAARLSRAS, encoded by the coding sequence ATGACAGCGGTTACGGAGAGCCGGCGCGCCTGGGACAGCCGCGACTTCCGCCGGCTCTGGACCGGCTCGGCGGTGTCGACGTTCGGGTCCGAGGTCGCCGAGCTGGCCGTGCCGCTGCTGGCGATCGGCGTGCTGGCCGCCACGCCGGGCGAGCTGGGCGCGTTACGGACCGCCCAGTTCCTGCCGTTCCTGCTGGCCACGCTGCCGCTGGGACTGCTGGTCGACCGGCGGCGCCGGCTGCCGCTCATGGTCGGCGCCGACGTCGGCCGGTTCGCGCTGATCCTCGTCATTCCACTGGCCGTGTGGGCCGGGGTCGCCGGGATCGAGCTGCTATACGGAGTGATGTTCCTGGCCGGCGTCCTGACGGTGCTGTACCAGGTCGCGGACTTCGCGTTCGTGCCCGAGGTCGTGACGCCGCACCAGCTGGTCGACGCGAACGGGAAGCTGGCCGCGGCGCAGTCGGCGAACGAGATCGGCGCCCGCGGCTTCGGCGGGCTGCTCGTCCAGGCGGCCTCCGCGCCGGTCGCGATGCTGGTCAACGCCGTCGCCTACCTGGTGTCGGCGCTCAGCCTGCGCGGCATCGCCGTCGTCGAGACGGCCCGCCCGGCGGCGTCCGCGCGGCCGACGTGGGCCGAGGTGACCGCCGGGCTGCGCGAGGCGCTGCGCAACCGGTTCGTCCGGGCGCTGCTCGGCGAGGCCACCACGTTCAACCTGTTCAACGAGGTGTTCATCCTCGGGCTGATGCTGTTCACGGTGCGCGAGGCCGGACTCAGCCCGGTGCAGCTCGGCATCGTGTTCACCGCCGGCGGCGTCGGCTCCTTCCTCGGCGCGTGGTTCGGCGCGCGCGTGACGGGGCGCTTCGGCTACGGCCGGGTACTGCTGATCACGCTGGTCCTCGGCAACACCGCGCCCGTGCTGGTCGCGCTGGCCGGCACGGACGCCGTCGCGACGATGAGCCTGTTCTGCGCGGTGTTCGTGGTGATGGGGGTCGGCATCGGGATCGCCAACGTGCACGCGGTGACGCTGCGGCAGGCGGCGCTCCCGGAGCGGCTGCGCGGCCGGGTCAACGCGGCGTACCGGCTGATCTCGTGGGGCGCGATCCCGGTCGGCGCGTCGCTGGGCGGGCTGCTGGCCGGGCTCACCGACGGGCGGACGGCGATGGTCACCGGCGCCTGCGGCATGGTGCTCGCGACGCTGTGGGTGGCGTTCTCACCGGTGCGCCGGCTGGCCTCGATCGACGAGGCCGCCCGGCTCTCGCGCGCGAGCTGA
- a CDS encoding NADH-quinone oxidoreductase subunit B family protein, producing MGVEEKLPSGVLLATMENLLGYLRKGSVWPATFGLACCAIEMMAFGGPRHDSARFGMEVFRASPRQADLMIVAGRVSQKMAPVLRQIYDQMANPKWVLSMGVCASSGGMFNNYAIVQGVDHVVPVDVYLPGCPPRPEMLIDAILKLHDQIQHTKLGAHKVAADAEAEQLALRAEATHEMKGLLR from the coding sequence ATGGGTGTTGAAGAGAAGCTGCCGTCCGGTGTCCTGCTGGCCACCATGGAGAACCTGCTCGGGTACCTGCGCAAGGGCTCGGTCTGGCCGGCGACGTTCGGTCTGGCCTGCTGCGCCATCGAGATGATGGCGTTCGGCGGCCCCCGCCACGACTCCGCGCGCTTCGGCATGGAGGTGTTCCGTGCCTCGCCGCGGCAGGCCGACCTGATGATCGTCGCGGGCCGGGTGAGCCAGAAGATGGCGCCGGTGCTGCGGCAGATCTACGACCAGATGGCCAACCCGAAGTGGGTGCTGTCGATGGGCGTCTGCGCCTCGTCCGGCGGCATGTTCAACAACTACGCCATCGTCCAGGGCGTCGACCACGTCGTGCCCGTCGACGTCTACCTGCCGGGCTGTCCGCCGCGGCCGGAGATGCTGATCGACGCCATCCTCAAGCTGCACGACCAGATCCAGCACACCAAACTGGGCGCGCACAAGGTCGCGGCCGACGCCGAGGCCGAGCAGCTGGCGCTGCGGGCCGAGGCCACGCACGAGATGAAGGGCCTGCTCCGGTGA